In the Entelurus aequoreus isolate RoL-2023_Sb linkage group LG21, RoL_Eaeq_v1.1, whole genome shotgun sequence genome, GGCTACTGAGTGCTCagagccacagccagcttcatacagATACCGAATACTCCAAACAAGAATTAAGAGACCAGCATCTTAAAGATAGTCCTGATGAGAACTCAGATGGCTCTAAAGACAACTGGAAACGAGACGTAGGCAACAATGCTCAAAGCCAGTGGTCTGAAGCCAATTCCTGTTCTAGTGCCGGTGTCAGCCATCAATCAGAGACCACCGTGCGCACTTTGACACGCAGAACTGGACCGATTAAGAAACCTGTTCTCAAGGCTCTCAAAGTGGAAGACAAGGAGAGTGAGAAGCCAAAACATGAGCCCGAAGACAAGCCTGTCCCCTACCGTCTGGAGAAGGAGGTTCTTACCAACGTGTATGACTTAAAGAAAGATAGCCAGCCTGCGAGCAACAGGCGCTCAGGGTCACCTGTTGTGGAGAAACAGTCAGAAGAGATTCAGCGTCAGTCCCTGGCCATCACTAAAGTGGACCGGCCTCTCGGCACCCAGCAAAGTGAGGACTCTCCCAAGGAGAGCGTTTGGGACACTAGCAAAATCCATCCACCAAGAGATGTTCAGGAAAATCTAGAGCCACAAGCACCACGGCGCAACAACTGGATCTTTATCGATGAAGAGCAGGCCTTCGGTGCTGTCAGAGGATCAGGAAGAGGCCGGGGTCGGGGTTTTAGGGACTTTAATTCTCGAGGAGGAGGCCGCGCTGTCCGAGTCGGTGATAATGTCCGAGGAGCTTATAACAACAGTGCTGTTGCTCAGCGGACAGGCAGAGGCAGAGCTCAACCAAGGGAGCTGAAGGTGGAGGAGTTCCAGAGAGGCCAGCCACGAAGGCGCAATGTCAGCGAGACCTTAAGCGAAGCCTCCGAATACGAGGAGTTGCCCAAGAGACGGCGACAGAAGGGCTCTGAAAATGGAGAAGGTTACCTCGAAGCGGCGGAGGCTCGCAAAGTGGATCGGGATTCTTGGAGATCCAACAAGGTGTACACAGATGAGCAGGCCGCTGCTGATTCCAGAGAAAAGGCCAAGACGAGCAGAAACTTCGGAGGTCGCACGCTGCCTCCCAGACTGAACACTGGGAATTACAGCAGGGGCTATGGAAGCTCCAGAGAGATCTCCTCATGGAGGGGTCGTGGCCCTCAGTTTGGAAGCAGCGGTGGCTCCATGCAAGAAAATGGTTATGGTCCTGGGCCTGACAATACTTTTCCTCGTAAACCCCATATTGACCGCGACACACTCAAGTACGCCCCCAAATTTACTGGCCCCTTCATAGAAAACTGTTCAGAGGAACGTGAAGGCGAATATTACTTTGACTGCGACAACCCCGACAGACAAGCATTGAGGAGACGACGTCCACCGCGTCAAGACAAGCCTCCACGCTTCCGTCGTCTGCAACAAGAACGGGAACCTGGTTCGAACCAGTGCACAAGCGACGAGTACGTCAATGGCGAATTCACCAACCCTTGGCCTGCTCGTCCCAAAGGGAGCGGAGAAGACACCTGGCCCAGTGGCCCGTACTCCGGAGTACGCACCAGCCAACATGCACCGACGGAGGACTGGGAGACGGGATCAGACAACAGCGATTTCAGCGACTGGAAGGAAAAGCAGGCAGGACGCGGAGGCACGCCCACGCAGGGACACGGCGACGTTCCCTCAGACCCGTGTCACGGCGAAGCGGGCTCTGTTGAGAAAAGGGAGCTTTCCAAGCGAAGCTTTTCCAGCCAGCGACCGCTGATAGAACGACAGAACAGGAAAGGCGAGCCTTCATTGCTGGAGACGAGTAAGATGATTCGTGCTCCTGATAATTCCCCATCTGCTCCTTTAAACAGGAGTGACACCTGGCAGAATGGAGGCATGTCTTGTAAGAGGTGAGCTTTGGACCAGAAAATGCACAGAACCAGAAGTTTGCATCAATTAAACATTTATATTGCTTCTCTCCCCCAATCCACCCAGCAGGAGCCAAGATGAGTCAGGCCCTATGTACAGTATTGAGCAGTCGGAGGAGCTGAGTGAGTCCTCCAGAAAGAAATTCGACAAAGACCTGAAGCCAGGAGCTCTCAAACCAGATATTACGGAGTCTCTGTCCCAGTATGAGCTCAGCGCCTACCCAAGTAAGTGCTGAATCACTTTGCTTTCTCCCTCTCTATGCAAGTTTAGTTTTGGATATCAATATTTCTCTGTATTTTAGTAGAAGACGATGCTGGTGGCCCCATTTCTAATGCAGACAGTTATCAGGAAGCATTGTCCAAAAAGCAAAGACATCCACAGGAAGATGACAGGAGGAGGAAGGATCAAGGAGTTTCTGTCAGTTAGAACCATCTGTTCCCCAAACAAATGACAAAGGCAAGTTTTTTATTGTGTAATATCTGCATTACAGGTGCCTGTAAAGAGCAGGCCAGTTGCATCTAAGATACCGCCTCGTTTTGCCAAGAAGCAGGGAGGCATGGGCATCGATCAACCAGAGGATTCTCTTTCATCTAATAACTTGGGAACGGAAATCTGGGAGACAAACAGCTCAGGTAATTGAGAGGCAGAGTGCAGTTATGGAAGCAGCTTTTGaataacaattacaaacaaataaatGTTCAATTAGATTATTATTTCCCAGCTCTTTCAGTGCAGTCTTCAGGGGGAGACTCGTGGACTAAACAGGTGTCTTATGCCGGCAGTGAACCAAACTCTGAGGTACCACAAGACACTTGTTGATGAAAATATTTCTCATTGTTATTCACTAATGTTAAGCCTCTTCTCTTATTGTCCAAGGACTCTGATGCTGGCCCCGAACAGACTAAAGAGCAGCACAAACCAGGGCCCATTGGAAATGAGCGCTCCCTAAAGCACCGCAAGGGCTCCGAGGTCGTGGATCGCCTGGAAGTTGGCCCCATCACCCCAGTCAACGGCGTGGACCTCCACGTGGATACTGTGCTCCCCGTGCCCCCAATAGAGTTTGGCGTCAGCGCCAAAGACTCTGATTTTAACCTGCCGTCAGGTTCCACCCCAGTGCCTGTGTCCAATCCTGTCAACAAGCTGCAAGATCACCTCACCACCAATGTGAGTGATACCTGTGATGATCATATCTTTGGAATCAGTCATTGACCAATATTTTTATGAGTATTACAATTTTCCGCTCATGAGtaattttttttctcctcttgcaGACTATTCCCATGCTCCGTTCAAATCATCTGCAACCCGGCATCAACCTCAACCCTATGTCCTTTCCAAGCGCTGACCTCACTCTTAAGGTATCGCAATTGATACTTCAAGGagaactgcatttttgggggaattcaaAATCCCTATATAGGACAAGAACAAGGAGTATTCTATTGCGTCCATAAAAACTCCCAAAAAAACACCAGAaacagccaacaatactccatttacatcttgtgacctaaatattaaccaagtattagcaatattgtaatTAGCGCTTacactgaggaactacttttagcggcgttgTAATCACAGAAAGCTTACTAGCTTATACAGCTTTTGACATATTGAGcttgtgagctgctgcatcgcctctgagtttggTAAAAGTTTATGCGCATTTATAAGTCATGTGTCTTACTTATATAGTATAAGGTTGTTGTGTCCAAAAAccggagaagttggtcaactttggcattcaacttagacctggagatcGCAAGAAagacaaaaagacgcttgtttaggttttattttattttttgttttgtttagcacttagcaatagtgctactagTTGGATCTGCTTATttcagattaagattaaagtaccaatgattgtcacacacacactagatgtggtgaaatttgtcctctgcatttgacccatccccttggggagcagtgggcagcagcggcgccgcgcccgggaatcattttggtgatttaaaccccaactccaacccgtgttgctgagtgccaagcagggaggttatgggtcccatttttatagactttggtatgactcggctgggatttgaactccaacctaccgatcactcagattctaaaacttgtagctcatcttcCGTATATTTAGGCTCATAAATATAAAgccctggatcatcatttgtcccacagtaattaaattaaattaattaattaaattaaattaaagtaccaatgatgatCATtctctctcataaagtctgctatGATTAGTTGTTCTTGGAAGGAAAAGGGAACGTTGTGATACTTCTGTAaaattaataccgtatttttcggagtataagtcgcacctgccgaaaatgcataataaagaaggaaaaaaacatatataagtcagacTGGAGCCcggacaaactatgaaaaaaactgcgacttatagtccgaaaaatacggtatgctgaTGTATTTTTAAAATTACCTAAAAAGGTAAATATTACGTTATAATGAATGTGCCTGCtgctacaatacatatatacttacagcatgtacagtatataaaacaaTGAAGGTTTTTTAGAGCGTGAGAGTGTAATAGACACAATGACATGATGACTCCCATTACCTCTGTTatctgacttttgctaacgtttatttttgagttagaatcgatttaaaaaaaacaaaaataataattaaattattttttttaaattaaatttgtgTGTGTGCTGGTCTTATGTAGGGATAGTGAATGATAGactaaattccaaaaaagtgcagttcccctttattaCAACCTCATTAGATTGGAGGAAATACCATGCACTGGCCAAattgtgtgttttttatttttttatttttaccaaaTATTTCAACTATTATGTTTTTTCAGATGGAATCGGCACGTAAAGCGTGGGAGAACTCTCAGTCCCTTCCTGAGCAGGGCTCTCCAGGGACAGGTGTCTCAGGAGCTCCGCCTCCATGCAGCATTGGCTCATCCAGCGGCGTCAGCTACAGCTCTTTTGGAGGGGTTTCCATGCCTCCGATGCCTGTGGCGTCCGTAGCACCTTCCATGTCCATGCAAGGTACAACTAACTGTGTGGTATAAAGGTTCCATATTATCGTATTTTTCAACAATTCTAAATGAGGATGCGACAAATTTAGTCGCATATGCGCCTGAAAATAGACAGTGCGACTTAAAaagaatttaataaaaaaatgtcaaccCTTCCATCGCATTTTGCTcctcaaaaaaataaatccaagtttgataaaatacagtaaaattttcgtccatctgtatagcatgtttgaaataaatgtaAACCACAATAACCATTGAAACTGTGATTGACCGGAAGTGTTGATCACTCatgccaaacagcaacatttttgtttcatctgaactttcctccagaaggtcttatctttgtccatgtgatgtcagatgaaacaaaaattgagctgtttggccacaatacacagcaatatgtttgaaagacaaaaggtgaggcctttaatcccagaaacatcatccctaccgtcaagcatggtggtggtggtagtatgctctgggcctgttttgctgccaatggaactggtgctttacagagagtaaattggaaaataaaagaggattgcctccaaattcttcaggacaacctaaaatcatcagcctggaggttggggtttgggcgcaattgggtgttccaacaggactatgaccccaaacacacgtcaaaagtgttaaaggaatggctaaatcaggctagaattaaggttttagaatggccttcccaaagtcctgacttaaacgtgtggacaatgctgaagaaacaagtccatgtcagaaaaccaacaaatttagctgaactgcaccagttttgtcaagagaagtggtcaaaaattcaaccagaagcttgtggattgcTACCAAAAGCCccctattgcagtgaaacttgccaagggacatgtaaccaaatattaacattgttgtatgtatacttttgacccagcagatttggtcacattttcagtagacccataataaattcataaaagaaccaaacttcataaatgttttttgtgaccaacaagtatgtgctccaatctctctatcacaaaaaaataagagttgtaaaaatgattggaaactaaaGACATTatgttatgataaatgataaatgggttatacttgtatagcgcttttctaccttcaaggtactcaaagcgctttgacagtatttccacatttacccattcacacacacattcacacactgatggcgggagctgccatgcaaggcgctaaccagcagccatcagaggcaaagggtgaagtgtcttgcccaaggacacaacggacgtgactaggaaggtagaaggtgggaattgaaccccagtaaccagcaacactccgattgctggcacagccactctatcaacttcgccacgccatcccatgttctttacaagtgtatgtaaacttttgaccactactgtatatacacatttgtagatagatagatagatagtactttattgattccttcaggagagttccctcaggaaaattaaaattccagcagcagtgtacagaattgagatcgaatttaaaaagtaaataatgggggtataaatggaaacaaaatagaaaaatattacaatagaatgaaaacaaaaagcatcaatgagaataaaaatataacagtaaaataagaatataacaagagaaactaggcattagtgaccatgttatgaaaaagtattacactgttattgttttgcatcccctgtcattctagtaccccccgtcccccccagagaggagttgtacagtctaatggcgtgtgggacaaaagagttttttagtctattagtcctgcacttgggatgaatgtgtgtgtgtgtatatatatatatattgcacacacacacatatatatatatatatatatatatatatatatatatatatatatatatatatatatatatatatatatatatatatatatatatacatacacacatatatacacatttgtgtgtgtatatatgtgtgtacatatataaacatgtgtacatgtgtgtatatatatgtataaaaagggacaagtggtagaaaatggatggatggatgtgtatatgaaaagtgtatgtatgtgtatatgaaatgtgcatatatatatatatatatatatatatatatatatatatatatatatatatatatatatatatatataatgtatgtatgtaggtgtgtgtgtgtgtgtacatgtgtgtatatatataaatgtgtatatgtatatatatgtgggtgcatatgaatgtgtatatatgtatgtgtgtgtgtgtacatgtgtatatataaatatatgtacatgtgtgtatatataaatgtgtacatgtgtatatatataaatgtgtatatgtatatatatgtgtgtgcatatgaatgtgtatatatgtatgtgtatatgtttacatatgtgtgtgtgtatatatatgagatatatatatgtatgacgaAACGTTCGTCAAGTGAAACAGATTTCcccataaacaatgtaaacatgaataattggtccTAGCTTCGACAAAATTCCCtattttatgttttaaaatgtacACTTTATCGCTTGTCCTCTCCTCCGTTCTTGTTTGGCCGCATTAGTTCTGCATTTCAGAGCCAACtcaattacattatttacataaaataataatCGGTACTGGCACATTTTTTCCAACGATTTACAATGGTCCACGTTCCAATTGTGATGCATGGAAGAGTCGATAATTTTTCCCAACTCTGTTTAATACTGACTAATGTGTTTTTCTACAGGAAGTCATATCCCCCCATTATATCTGGATGGTCATGTCTTTCCCAGCCAGCCACGTCTGGTTCCACCTACAATGACTCAGCAGCAGAGCTACCAACAAGTATGTACACTCACACAGCCACAGCATTGTGTGTATTTTGTCAGAATTGTATGTTTCATTTGTGAACCCTTTTCAGGCAGCGCAGCAGATTCCCATTTCTTTGCACACGTCTCTTCAGGCTCAGGCTCAGTTGGGTCTAAGAGGAGGTCTGCCAGTGTCCCAGTCCCAAGACATGTTCAATTCTATTCCCCCGTTCAGGTACAGAGCAGTACTTCATGTAGTTTGTGTTGTGTGAGTGTCTTTGTCGTCTGACTTATTATCGCCCTCCAGGTCGCAGGTTTACATGCACCCCAACCTTTCTCAGCCCAGCCCCATGGTGCTGTCGGGCGGAGGTCCTCTGAAGGGGCCATATTCCCCATTCCCCGGCTTGCAGCCCTCAGACATAGTCAAGTCCACGTCGGGCTCGCACTATCAGCCGATGAACGGCAGCCAGCAGCTGGTGTATGACAACCAGTTGAACCAGGGGCCCAGCATGGGTTCCTCCCAGTTGATGGATTCTCAACTCATCCAGGTCAGCGCACCTGCTGAGAGCTTTTCGGTGTAACGGTTAACCTCAGGCTGATTATCTCAACGCCCGTGTGGTTCCTCTCATCAGGTGACCATGCCTTTACCTGGCTCTCAGCTGCGCTACGGCTCGGCTCAGCAGCATCTCATCCTCCCTCAGTCCATCCAGCTGCAGCAAGGCCAGAATCTGTCAGGAGGGCCACGCCGAATGATGCCGCCCGGCTCGCAGCCGCAAGTCATGCCCGGTAGCCGGGAGGTAAGTCCCCTCTGAGTGACTGCATGGCACGGCTGGATTAAGTTTGACTTGCTGTTTTCCTTTTTGTTCATTAGAGCTCACAGATGGAAATGAAGGCTTTCCAGTTCTCTGAAAAGCTCAGTCATTCGATGTCTGGAGGGTCTTACAGGTCAGTGCAAGTCACCTATCTTCATCAATAAATGTTTGATGCAGGACTTAATTGGCTCTGTTCATCAGGCCTGGATCTGCTAGCCCAAGTGGCAAGCCATCTGGTCACGGGGGCCCGGTTGGACCTTTGCCCCCTCATTATACACAACAGGTACCCTTTTGCTTTAGTCAAAAAACGCCCTTTCCCTAgaattattacatatttttaactGAACTATTTATGTTTCTCCCCTACAACCCGACCACCCAACCCGCCCCACCCACAACCATCAGGTCCAAGCCGCTCAGGGCAACATGGTGATGCACATGCGACCCCCCACCGGCCCCTTCCCCAGCCCCATCCAGAGACCAGTCATGCAGGTCAACAAGCCTGTCATCATCCGCTCCCCCCCTTACTCCAATCCCGGTCGCGAAATCCCCCACCACCGTACCCCTCCCTCGGCCCCCGAGGCCCTCGTCAAAGGGCCCGAGGATGGCATGAAGGTGAGCCACCCCATGTAAACATAGGTAATTTCATttctttttctcaatatgttttgATTGCTTGTGTAAATGTGATGTATATGGTCTGTAGGCTGTTTAAAGTAATAGCTGGGATTATGTGCGCGGGAACACTGATGTTGGAGATTGTTTGCATTTTTGGGAAATAATAGGTATAAAATGAAGGCGTTTCCATGGTAACACGGTGTTCATCATAAAACTTAAGTATATGTAAATACAAATGAAACTCAAAAACTTAagaatattgtgcaaaagttAATTAATGTCAAcaatttaacttcaaatgtgataTAAACTTTTTATAAGGAAactgagatatgtcaagcctgtatttgttataattttgatggtCATGGCTTATACAGTTTAACAAAACCCTACATTTTCTGAGTTTCTATTTTAGGTCTTCATAAGCTTgaaccataatcatcaaaattatatattgaaatatcttgagttgtaTGTCATTTTTAGTTTAACCTTGTAgatctaattgctggaataaacaaacttttgcacaatatatatatttttttagtttcacTTGTACATGTAAAGTTTGAGGTATCCAATCCACATGTTTGTGTTTTGAAACAAATAGAACAATAACTGGAACTAGTCCGTTCCACTGTCCAACTACCACCATGATACAACTTTAATTACTgtcatttagtgtaaaaaaaagtcatgTTTTGAAATGCTGGGGTTTTTATTGTATGCAAtgcagcagcttgagaaaaaaagaaaaaaactttttAAGTTGTTAAATAGTAAAAAGTAATGTTTTAACATTTGTGTTATTCAagtgtaaataagtaaataataactTACTTGGTGATTATCTACAATTAAATTGGCATTATAGTCTTATGTAACAGTATACACAGTCATATATGAAGCTCAAAAAACACTGAAAAATACTTCAATTATACTACAATTTTACTAAAATCTGATTTTGTAATCACCTCATACTGTTTACTCTTCACTGTCAAAATATTAATTATTGCCTCTAAACTTAACTTGGCAAGTtgaaaaacaactttatttttgtcCAGCTGCAGCACATTGCACTGATAACCACTGCCCTACAGAATTGTTGGATTTGCTGTATTTATTTTAGGGATTCATGCTCCATTAGTAATCCCccgccccttttttttttttcaattggcaCAGAATAAAAGCCTGCGAGACGTGCGCAAAGCAGTATGCGAGGGCAAGATGCTTTCCGGGGGGATCATGACCAGCAATCTCCAGGAGCCCCTCTCCTCTTCCACAGGTCACGCCAAGCCAGCACGCACTGGAGCCATCACACCCCAGGCGGTCAAGTTGGAGGAGGGCAAGGCGTAGTAAAAACAATGGACCTAAAcaacaaatatcaaaatatatatgtacaaaaaaatcACCACCCAGCCTACAAACACACAACAAAAGCTCCTTGCACAAGGTCAGAGCCTTAAGAGACCATCTGAAGCAGAAGGCAGGGCACCTGGACTCTTCTTTATTTCACATacaagacatatacatatatatatataaataaatgaattcaTAACACCATTTTAAACAGATCTCCTCTAAGGTCCTCTTTATTTATTTCTATGTTAAATCCTTTCTTGCCAAACTGTAATAActcataataaaaataataatggactTGAGCCTTTACAAATAGGCttgtttggactttttttttttttttttaaataaattcaaatacAGATGTGTTTGTCGGTGAATGTTCTTGTCACCACAAATTTTATTATAGCAGGAACAAAGAAAATCTGATTAAAGAACATGATTGCATGTCAAGTGTCCCTTCTGGGGGGAAAAACGACTTTTACACTCTTGgcgatttgtttggttttatttacCCCTCCGCACAAATAAATCATGTTTCTTCTATGTGAGAGGAATGTGTGCATGTGGGCACTTTTACTTTTTTTCTCCCCTCCAGAACATGTTTTGTACCTCATCATCAGCTCTTGATGTGAATGAAATGTTGGCTTGTAGGTCAATTTTGTTTGAAGGCTCCCCACAATTCCAATGACCATTTCTTTCTGCAGCTCCTATGTGGTCTCTGAGGTGGCACGAGCAATAAATGCAACAAACCAGGGTCCAAATATCTGAACGAGAGACAAACGGGGAGCAGTTTGCATTGCGTAATTCAacctttttttgcttttgtgtgtgtgagagcacaGTTACAGTGAACCCACGAGTGACTTTCATGGTGTTTTGAAAATGTGAAAACCGTTGGAATCACCTGTTCATTATTATTCTGC is a window encoding:
- the prrc2b gene encoding protein PRRC2B isoform X3; its protein translation is MSDRLGQITKSRDGKSKYSSLSLFDKYKGKSIETQKNSAVPRHGLQSLGKVAAARRMPPPAHLPSLKSENKGNDPNVIIVPKDGTGWANKPEQPDQKSSIASIPQLPESQLQPASQKSVSNLQKPPPVATQENTNTGGPKQWAHLNGKAIEPDGLRVLNRLQPFSHEEFPTLKAAGEQDRVGKEKSGYDPSYGPGPSLRPQNVTSWREGGGRNLQPSSLALGLPADPEGKLTALGEAGTPPTASHPTSATSVASSSVVATQSPGLDPKEPSLRPVQPIRRAAVPSALQHQLHHTSNAVYHDMLPAFMCSKETRETPGTEHVPPTVAAPARFDPKPTFRLSYAKLELVNGDARRENRFARAAPRLSSQPIRRPGDRPQRPAIINPEDLKDLDDLDIDCEDGWAGLHEEVDYSEKLKFSDDEEEHSASDKNKMWAEWDRENRRDCQSYLSSGEVPYTHDGPEESYSNHHQEPPRKTNSRYLSADTQSQQKSHSEPPTDQEDHQRQSQPLARAKYASPELSEAVERARRRREEEERRAREERLAACAEKLKKLDEKFGKSERQISRAEESNKDVQGKESPLSPNREHVKVHNCQYSAKDVHECSSDDSPSPSYREEPSFPAYRSSEDDGQEPSSPAGDYTGRPSKPVPPRFQKPPQHQQQEQVYKMQQQWQQSGHPAPSGSSLTQRGYYPPHVLGFDPRWMMMPPFMDPRVNQGRSPVDYYSSAVHSSGMMKPMMHQDHLNSPSSDEGLHHERRTPSTEPYPVWSQDGYPMRSFTPPYQRHHDNQLDDRSDMAPSQQDTYEERSDEGVSHLQEDLHHHHAFRSQSSDREHHDQGLLSAQSHSQLHTDTEYSKQELRDQHLKDSPDENSDGSKDNWKRDVGNNAQSQWSEANSCSSAGVSHQSETTVRTLTRRTGPIKKPVLKALKVEDKESEKPKHEPEDKPVPYRLEKEVLTNVYDLKKDSQPASNRRSGSPVVEKQSEEIQRQSLAITKVDRPLGTQQSEDSPKESVWDTSKIHPPRDVQENLEPQAPRRNNWIFIDEEQAFGAVRGSGRGRGRGFRDFNSRGGGRAVRVGDNVRGAYNNSAVAQRTGRGRAQPRELKVEEFQRGQPRRRNVSETLSEASEYEELPKRRRQKGSENGEGYLEAAEARKVDRDSWRSNKVYTDEQAAADSREKAKTSRNFGGRTLPPRLNTGNYSRGYGSSREISSWRGRGPQFGSSGGSMQENGYGPGPDNTFPRKPHIDRDTLKYAPKFTGPFIENCSEEREGEYYFDCDNPDRQALRRRRPPRQDKPPRFRRLQQEREPGSNQCTSDEYVNGEFTNPWPARPKGSGEDTWPSGPYSGVRTSQHAPTEDWETGSDNSDFSDWKEKQAGRGGTPTQGHGDVPSDPCHGEAGSVEKRELSKRSFSSQRPLIERQNRKGEPSLLETSKMIRAPDNSPSAPLNRSDTWQNGGMSCKRSQDESGPMYSIEQSEELSESSRKKFDKDLKPGALKPDITESLSQYELSAYPIEDDAGGPISNADSYQEALSKKQRHPQEDDRRRKDQGVSVPVKSRPVASKIPPRFAKKQGGMGIDQPEDSLSSNNLGTEIWETNSSDYYFPALSVQSSGGDSWTKQVSYAGSEPNSEDSDAGPEQTKEQHKPGPIGNERSLKHRKGSEVVDRLEVGPITPVNGVDLHVDTVLPVPPIEFGVSAKDSDFNLPSGSTPVPVSNPVNKLQDHLTTNTIPMLRSNHLQPGINLNPMSFPSADLTLKMESARKAWENSQSLPEQGSPGTGVSGAPPPCSIGSSSGVSYSSFGGVSMPPMPVASVAPSMSMQGSHIPPLYLDGHVFPSQPRLVPPTMTQQQSYQQAAQQIPISLHTSLQAQAQLGLRGGLPVSQSQDMFNSIPPFRSQVYMHPNLSQPSPMVLSGGGPLKGPYSPFPGLQPSDIVKSTSGSHYQPMNGSQQLVYDNQLNQGPSMGSSQLMDSQLIQVTMPLPGSQLRYGSAQQHLILPQSIQLQQGQNLSGGPRRMMPPGSQPQVMPGSRESSQMEMKAFQFSEKLSHSMSGGSYRPGSASPSGKPSGHGGPVGPLPPHYTQQVQAAQGNMVMHMRPPTGPFPSPIQRPVMQVNKPVIIRSPPYSNPGREIPHHRTPPSAPEALVKGPEDGMKNKSLRDVRKAVCEGKMLSGGIMTSNLQEPLSSSTGHAKPARTGAITPQAVKLEEGKA
- the prrc2b gene encoding protein PRRC2B isoform X8, translated to MSDRLGQITKSRDGKSKYSSLSLFDKYKGKSIETQKNSAVPRHGLQSLGKVAAARRMPPPAHLPSLKSENKGNDPNVIIVPKDGTGWANKPEQPDQKSSIASIPQLPESQLQPASQKSVSNLQKPPPVATQENTNTGGPKQWAHLNGKAIEPDGLRVLNRLQPFSHEEFPTLKAAGEQDRVGKEKSGYDPSYGPGPSLRPQNVTSWREGGGRNLQPSSLALGLPADPEGKLTALGEAGTPPTASHPTSATSVASSSVVATQSPGLDPKEPSLRPVQPIRRAAVPSALQHQLHHTSNAVYHDMLPAFMCSKETRETPGTEHVPPTVAAPARFDPKPTFRLSYAKLELVNGDARRENRFARAAPRLSSQPIRRPGDRPQRPAIINPEDLKDLDDLDIDCEDGWAGLHEEVDYSEKLKFSDDEEEHSASDKNKMWAEWDRENRRDCQSYLSSGEVPYTHDGPEESYSNHHQEPPRKTNSRYLSADTQSQQKSHSEPPTDQEDHQRQSQPLARAKYASPELSEAVERARRRREEEERRAREERLAACAEKLKKLDEKFGKSERQISRAEESNKDVQGKESPLSPNREHVKVHNCQYSAKDVHECSSDDSPSPSYREEPSFPAYRSSEDDGQEPSSPAGDYTGRPSKPVPPRFQKPPQHQQQEQVYKMQQQWQQSGHPAPSGSSLTQRGYYPPHVLGFDPRWMMMPPFMDPRVNQGRSPVDYYSSAVHSSGMMKPMMHQDHLNSPSSDEGLHHERRTPSTEPYPVWSQDGYPMRSFTPPYQRHHDNQLDDRSDMAPSQQDTYEERSDEGVSHLQEDLHHHHAFRSQSSDREHHDQGLLSAQSHSQLHTDTEYSKQELRDQHLKDSPDENSDGSKDNWKRDVGNNAQSQWSEANSCSSAGVSHQSETTVRTLTRRTGPIKKPVLKALKVEDKESEKPKHEPEDKPVPYRLEKEVLTNVYDLKKDSQPASNRRSGSPVVEKQSEEIQRQSLAITKVDRPLGTQQSEDSPKESVWDTSKIHPPRDVQENLEPQAPRRNNWIFIDEEQAFGAVRGSGRGRGRGFRDFNSRGGGRAVRVGDNVRGAYNNSAVAQRTGRGRAQPRELKVEEFQRGQPRRRNVSETLSEASEYEELPKRRRQKGSENGEGYLEAAEARKVDRDSWRSNKVYTDEQAAADSREKAKTSRNFGGRTLPPRLNTGNYSRGYGSSREISSWRGRGPQFGSSGGSMQENGYGPGPDNTFPRKPHIDRDTLKYAPKFTGPFIENCSEEREGEYYFDCDNPDRQALRRRRPPRQDKPPRFRRLQQEREPGSNQCTSDEYVNGEFTNPWPARPKGSGEDTWPSGPYSGVRTSQHAPTEDWETGSDNSDFSDWKEKQAGRGGTPTQGHGDVPSDPCHGEAGSVEKRELSKRSFSSQRPLIERQNRSDTWQNGGMSCKRSQDESGPMYSIEQSEELSESSRKKFDKDLKPGALKPDITESLSQYELSAYPIEDDAGGPISNADSYQEALSKKQRHPQEDDRRRKDQGVSVPVKSRPVASKIPPRFAKKQGGMGIDQPEDSLSSNNLGTEIWETNSSDYYFPALSVQSSGGDSWTKQVSYAGSEPNSEDSDAGPEQTKEQHKPGPIGNERSLKHRKGSEVVDRLEVGPITPVNGVDLHVDTVLPVPPIEFGVSAKDSDFNLPSGSTPVPVSNPVNKLQDHLTTNTIPMLRSNHLQPGINLNPMSFPSADLTLKMESARKAWENSQSLPEQGSPGTGVSGAPPPCSIGSSSGVSYSSFGGVSMPPMPVASVAPSMSMQGSHIPPLYLDGHVFPSQPRLVPPTMTQQQSYQQAAQQIPISLHTSLQAQAQLGLRGGLPVSQSQDMFNSIPPFRSQVYMHPNLSQPSPMVLSGGGPLKGPYSPFPGLQPSDIVKSTSGSHYQPMNGSQQLVYDNQLNQGPSMGSSQLMDSQLIQVTMPLPGSQLRYGSAQQHLILPQSIQLQQGQNLSGGPRRMMPPGSQPQVMPGSRESSQMEMKAFQFSEKLSHSMSGGSYRPGSASPSGKPSGHGGPVGPLPPHYTQQVQAAQGNMVMHMRPPTGPFPSPIQRPVMQVNKPVIIRSPPYSNPGREIPHHRTPPSAPEALVKGPEDGMKNKSLRDVRKAVCEGKMLSGGIMTSNLQEPLSSSTGHAKPARTGAITPQAVKLEEGKA